From one Methanocella sp. genomic stretch:
- a CDS encoding rod shape-determining protein: protein MVEANDNIENETMSDDNNQAYEFAENNNTMRKRRSDAIPIGLKIGSTRTVLVMPNYEGSLDIVRTLTCVAKYRDLFTGKLATKFGDEAAEEYADSVYFMFRAGLPQDDDSVKLAAQFIEYLVYKYNIPENSYVTLAHPAVENDRGRKNLKEIISGMSIGRAGRQAWSEAFCGAIPAFDGLDAIKKTFMSVNMGSTTLEMSVFRNGEPVHTVTLGTISGNIVDRKIRLGVQNETQGIVNIDLNTARKYKEEFANFIDYKPVYDSVHIHDKGQYGFKIEKSIMKPVEEYVNNVVEAIMENFFPQLAQDHYQTYKRVLSEPIILTGGMACIPGLKERIQQLLSDELEQHVTVISSDRPDLAPAIGAYRISEYTLQYRE from the coding sequence ATGGTCGAAGCTAACGATAACATAGAAAATGAGACGATGTCAGACGACAATAATCAGGCATACGAGTTCGCCGAGAATAACAACACCATGCGAAAGCGGAGATCGGACGCGATCCCGATCGGGCTGAAGATCGGCTCGACCCGGACCGTGCTCGTGATGCCTAATTACGAGGGCAGCCTGGATATCGTGCGCACCCTGACGTGCGTCGCTAAGTACCGGGACCTTTTCACCGGAAAGCTGGCTACGAAATTCGGCGACGAGGCGGCCGAGGAGTACGCGGACTCCGTGTACTTCATGTTCCGCGCCGGCCTGCCCCAGGACGACGACAGCGTCAAGCTGGCCGCCCAGTTCATCGAGTATCTCGTTTACAAGTATAACATCCCCGAGAACAGCTATGTGACGCTGGCCCACCCGGCGGTCGAGAACGACCGGGGCCGAAAGAATCTGAAGGAGATCATTTCGGGCATGTCCATCGGCCGTGCCGGCAGGCAGGCCTGGTCCGAGGCGTTCTGCGGCGCCATCCCGGCCTTCGACGGCCTCGACGCCATCAAGAAGACCTTCATGAGCGTCAACATGGGCTCCACCACGCTGGAGATGAGCGTTTTCAGGAATGGCGAGCCCGTGCACACCGTGACACTCGGTACTATAAGCGGCAATATCGTGGACCGGAAAATAAGATTAGGCGTCCAGAACGAGACCCAGGGTATCGTGAACATAGACCTGAACACGGCCCGCAAGTACAAAGAGGAGTTTGCCAACTTCATCGACTACAAGCCTGTCTATGATTCCGTTCACATTCACGATAAAGGCCAGTACGGCTTCAAGATCGAGAAGAGCATCATGAAGCCCGTCGAGGAGTACGTGAACAACGTGGTCGAGGCAATCATGGAGAACTTCTTCCCCCAGTTAGCCCAGGACCATTACCAGACGTACAAGCGCGTCCTCTCGGAGCCGATCATACTGACGGGCGGCATGGCGTGCATCCCAGGTCTAAAAGAGAGAATACAGCAGCTCCTCTCGGACGAGCTGGAGCAGCATGTCACGGTCATATCGAGTGACCGGCCAGACCTGGCACCGGCAATAGGCGCCTACAGGATCTCCGAGTACACGCTGCAGTACCGCGAATAA
- a CDS encoding NAD(P)/FAD-dependent oxidoreductase, translated as MALLDLIIIGAGPAGMTAAIYAKRKGLTLQLIADSVGGNVTKTGNVENYPGYKSIPGPQLAALIKKQLEDMKIDIKLSRVAKLEKAGDYFMAMAADGTAYEARAVVVATGSKWKELNVPGEKEFRNKGVSYCPTCDGPLFSGMDVAVIGGGNAAAEAVMDLIPMAKKIFLVVRSTLKADKVVVDKIQSSDKVAILMGYTVDRINGKDFVESVDIVSTSGGERKTLNVGGVFVEVGLLPNVAFAKDLLEINDRGEIVIDERCRTNVCGVFAAGDVSDVPQKQIIVAAGEGAKAAMSAFTYISTQKC; from the coding sequence ATGGCTTTACTCGACCTCATCATCATCGGCGCCGGCCCGGCGGGCATGACGGCGGCGATTTACGCGAAGCGCAAGGGGCTTACGCTTCAGCTGATCGCCGACTCCGTCGGCGGCAACGTGACAAAGACCGGTAACGTGGAGAACTACCCGGGATATAAAAGCATACCAGGCCCCCAGCTCGCTGCCCTCATCAAAAAGCAGCTCGAGGACATGAAGATCGACATAAAGCTGAGCCGCGTGGCGAAGCTCGAGAAAGCAGGCGATTATTTCATGGCGATGGCGGCGGACGGCACCGCTTATGAGGCGAGGGCGGTGGTCGTCGCCACGGGCTCGAAGTGGAAAGAGCTGAACGTACCTGGCGAGAAGGAGTTCAGGAATAAGGGCGTGAGCTATTGCCCGACGTGCGATGGGCCGCTGTTCTCGGGCATGGACGTGGCCGTTATCGGCGGCGGGAATGCGGCGGCCGAGGCCGTGATGGACCTCATACCCATGGCGAAGAAGATATTCCTGGTCGTCCGCAGCACGCTGAAGGCGGATAAGGTCGTCGTCGATAAGATACAAAGTAGCGATAAGGTGGCCATTTTGATGGGCTATACCGTCGACAGGATCAACGGCAAGGACTTCGTGGAGTCGGTCGATATCGTCTCCACGTCCGGCGGCGAGCGTAAGACGCTCAACGTAGGCGGCGTGTTCGTCGAGGTCGGGTTGCTCCCGAACGTGGCCTTCGCCAAGGACCTGTTGGAGATCAACGACCGTGGCGAGATCGTCATCGACGAGCGGTGCAGGACGAACGTTTGCGGCGTGTTCGCGGCCGGAGACGTCAGCGACGTGCCCCAGAAGCAGATCATCGTGGCGGCGGGCGAAGGGGCCAAAGCCGCGATGTCCGCGTTCACTTATATCAGCACACAAAAGTGTTAG
- a CDS encoding glutaredoxin family protein — translation MVYMMKVKIYSQPTCPDCNRAKAYLDRKGVPYEDIDVRTNKKALEEMAKRYGIRVTPVIVIGDRVMVGFNAPKIDKFLSAEH, via the coding sequence ATGGTCTATATGATGAAGGTCAAGATATACTCCCAGCCCACCTGCCCGGATTGTAACCGCGCTAAGGCATACCTCGATAGAAAAGGCGTGCCCTACGAGGACATCGACGTCCGGACGAATAAGAAGGCGCTGGAGGAAATGGCTAAGAGGTACGGCATCAGGGTGACACCGGTAATCGTCATCGGGGACCGGGTCATGGTCGGCTTCAACGCGCCGAAGATCGACAAGTTCCTGAGTGCGGAACATTAA